The following coding sequences lie in one Amycolatopsis cihanbeyliensis genomic window:
- a CDS encoding SGNH/GDSL hydrolase family protein, translated as MRRTLATFAAVAAAATLPLAPPAAAEPAAEPAAYSSYVALGDSFTSTGPMFPERVQLPCARSAGNYPSLVAHRLEPSEFTDVSCGGATTEHMAEPQWGIVNQPQFDALRPGTDLVTVGIGGNDIPFAEVVLTCGSMGLVAPAGSPCKDFYVSAGTDELAAKVRAVGPKVGAVLRGIRDRAPDAEVLLVGYPSLLPDSGANCWPLVPIARGDAPYLRDITKLLNRMLAERAAAEGAVFVDTYTSSIGHDMCEPPGEKWVEGILPTSPAVPVHPNGLGSRNQARQILATLGRS; from the coding sequence ATGCGCCGTACCCTGGCCACGTTCGCGGCCGTCGCCGCCGCCGCGACCCTGCCGCTCGCCCCGCCCGCCGCCGCAGAGCCAGCCGCCGAACCAGCCGCGTACTCCTCCTACGTGGCGCTGGGCGACTCGTTCACCTCGACCGGCCCGATGTTCCCCGAGCGGGTGCAGCTGCCCTGCGCCAGGTCCGCGGGCAACTACCCCTCCCTGGTCGCGCACAGGCTGGAGCCGAGCGAGTTCACCGATGTCAGCTGCGGTGGCGCGACCACCGAGCACATGGCCGAACCGCAATGGGGCATCGTCAACCAGCCACAGTTCGACGCGCTGCGGCCGGGCACCGACCTGGTGACGGTCGGCATCGGCGGGAACGACATTCCGTTCGCCGAGGTGGTGCTCACCTGCGGCAGCATGGGCCTGGTGGCGCCGGCCGGCTCGCCGTGCAAGGACTTCTACGTCTCGGCCGGTACCGACGAGCTGGCCGCGAAGGTGCGGGCGGTCGGGCCCAAGGTGGGCGCGGTGCTGCGCGGAATCCGGGACCGCGCGCCGGATGCGGAGGTGCTGCTGGTCGGCTACCCCAGCCTGCTGCCGGACTCCGGTGCCAACTGCTGGCCGCTGGTGCCGATCGCCAGGGGGGACGCGCCCTATCTGCGGGACATCACCAAGCTGCTGAACCGGATGCTCGCCGAGCGGGCCGCGGCCGAGGGCGCCGTGTTCGTGGACACCTACACCAGCTCGATCGGCCACGACATGTGCGAGCCGCCGGGGGAGAAGTGGGTGGAGGGCATCCTGCCGACATCCCCGGCCGTCCCGGTGCACCCCAACGGGCTCGGCTCACGCAACCAGGCCCGCCAGATACTCGCCACCCTCGGCCGCTCCTGA
- a CDS encoding DUF4253 domain-containing protein, translating into MTVTRLHTHSPLPELGLPPGHWHGRLWVSERPLDEPDRYPACVAAHPDSGLWPVLIPGDLRFELGGEDWILDRDWIPPARDQVPGVDAAATLAGWWGKPCCAGHCLDPFGAEFPGLARRTPRRADPLAEAGNTGSVLARQGNSRLGLVATERPADIPALLGWPGMINTTRDVAAISAVLRSWEDRFGAVLLSLGFDTLELSVAAPPKTPERALVTAAEHRAFCLENFTSRQGDLREFADDLLGVRLWRFWWD; encoded by the coding sequence ATGACCGTCACCCGGCTCCACACGCACAGCCCGCTGCCCGAACTGGGGCTGCCGCCGGGGCACTGGCACGGCAGGCTGTGGGTGAGCGAACGCCCGCTGGACGAACCGGACCGGTACCCCGCCTGCGTGGCCGCGCACCCGGATTCCGGGCTGTGGCCGGTGCTCATCCCCGGCGATCTCCGCTTCGAGCTGGGCGGCGAGGACTGGATCCTGGACCGCGACTGGATACCACCCGCGCGAGATCAGGTCCCCGGTGTCGATGCCGCCGCGACCTTGGCCGGGTGGTGGGGCAAACCGTGCTGTGCGGGGCACTGCCTCGACCCGTTCGGGGCGGAGTTTCCCGGGCTCGCGCGCCGAACACCCCGAAGGGCCGATCCGCTCGCCGAGGCGGGCAACACCGGTTCGGTGCTGGCCAGGCAGGGAAACAGCAGGCTCGGCCTGGTGGCCACCGAACGTCCCGCCGACATTCCCGCGCTGCTCGGCTGGCCCGGCATGATCAACACCACCAGGGACGTGGCGGCGATCTCGGCCGTGCTGCGTAGCTGGGAGGATCGGTTCGGCGCCGTGCTGCTCTCGCTCGGCTTCGACACGCTCGAGCTGTCCGTGGCCGCGCCACCGAAGACCCCGGAGCGCGCGCTCGTGACCGCGGCCGAGCATCGGGCGTTCTGCCTGGAGAACTTCACCAGCCGGCAGGGCGACCTGCGCGAGTTCGCGGACGACCTGCTCGGCGTGCGGCTGTGGCGCTTCTGGTGGGACTGA
- a CDS encoding M20/M25/M40 family metallo-hydrolase, protein MNVKKLLRSGVAAVAGLAVAVAFPSPVATAQPATAVAAPDIAVSDVQAHLNEFQSIANRNGGNRAPGRGYDASVSYLEQELRAAGYDVTRQRCTSCAAQSENLLAEWPEGDPNQVIMLGAHLDSVGSGPGINDNGTGSAAILQVALELAEADPAMAKRVRFAWWADEESGLRGSRYYVSTLSGTERSRIDAYLNFDMIGSRNWGYFVYDDVASIKAVFDEYFQSEGVPTERATATDGRSDHSSFKSVGIPVGGLFTGAGSRKSSAQQQKWGGTAGAAFDSCYHRSCDTISNIATAPLDHNSDAIAYAVWQMAVGGTEQNDFSVSVNPASGSVEPGESVTVTVSTQVTAGQPQAVQLSASGLPSGATASFDPPSVQSGADSVLTVSTSADTPTGTSQVTVLGDGAEADRTASFTLTVGDGGPPPGCDSPAWDGAANYAPGDVVSHAGHEWESTWYSSGAEPGDPRSWAVWSDLGAC, encoded by the coding sequence ATGAATGTCAAGAAACTCCTGCGTTCGGGGGTGGCGGCGGTAGCGGGGCTCGCCGTGGCCGTGGCGTTCCCCTCGCCGGTGGCCACCGCGCAACCGGCCACGGCCGTGGCCGCACCGGATATCGCGGTGTCCGACGTGCAGGCGCATCTGAACGAGTTCCAGAGCATCGCCAACCGCAATGGCGGTAATCGCGCTCCCGGAAGGGGTTACGACGCCTCGGTGTCCTACCTGGAGCAAGAGCTGCGGGCGGCGGGATACGACGTCACCAGGCAGCGCTGCACGAGCTGCGCGGCGCAGTCGGAGAACCTGCTCGCCGAGTGGCCGGAGGGCGACCCGAACCAGGTGATCATGCTCGGGGCACACCTGGACAGCGTGGGTTCCGGGCCGGGTATCAACGACAACGGCACCGGCTCCGCCGCGATCCTCCAGGTCGCGCTGGAGCTGGCGGAGGCCGACCCGGCGATGGCCAAGCGGGTGCGTTTCGCCTGGTGGGCCGATGAGGAGTCCGGGTTGCGTGGTTCCCGGTACTACGTGTCCACGCTTTCCGGCACGGAACGGTCGCGGATCGACGCGTACCTGAACTTCGACATGATCGGGTCGCGGAACTGGGGCTACTTCGTCTACGACGATGTGGCCTCGATCAAGGCGGTCTTCGACGAGTACTTCCAGTCGGAAGGGGTGCCCACCGAGCGGGCCACCGCAACCGACGGCCGGTCCGACCACTCCTCGTTCAAGAGTGTTGGCATCCCGGTGGGCGGGCTGTTCACCGGGGCGGGGTCGCGCAAGAGCTCCGCGCAGCAACAGAAGTGGGGCGGCACCGCCGGTGCGGCGTTCGACTCCTGTTACCACCGCTCCTGCGACACCATCAGCAACATCGCGACCGCGCCGCTGGACCACAACAGCGACGCGATCGCCTACGCGGTGTGGCAGATGGCGGTCGGTGGCACCGAGCAGAACGACTTCTCGGTGTCGGTGAACCCGGCCTCGGGCTCGGTGGAGCCGGGCGAGTCGGTGACCGTGACGGTGTCCACACAGGTGACGGCGGGGCAGCCGCAGGCGGTGCAGCTGAGTGCCTCCGGGTTGCCGAGCGGTGCTACCGCGTCATTCGACCCTCCTTCCGTGCAGTCGGGCGCGGATTCGGTGCTGACCGTTTCCACCTCGGCCGACACCCCGACCGGCACCAGCCAGGTGACGGTGCTGGGAGACGGGGCCGAAGCCGATCGCACGGCGTCGTTCACGCTGACGGTTGGCGACGGTGGGCCACCGCCGGGATGTGACTCCCCGGCGTGGGACGGGGCCGCAAACTATGCGCCGGGTGATGTGGTGTCGCATGCCGGGCACGAGTGGGAGTCGACCTGGTACTCCTCCGGTGCCGAGCCCGGTGACCCGCGGTCCTGGGCGGTGTGGAGCGACCTCGGAGCCTGCTGA
- a CDS encoding CGNR zinc finger domain-containing protein, with protein MKIAFINYRHGAELATDLVNTSAMVRRATGEALPGPAALTRFLAEHEVRPDALAGGRQPAEEELAGVHALRTELRAVLEARTEHDVVDAATTLVMRAGAGVGLAPDEEGRWQWYLATAPKATLAGELAALAGAGLLGALRTLGHDRFRRCASPECEGMFVDTSRAGRRRYCMPELCGNRLNVANHRARKLGAQSP; from the coding sequence TTGAAGATAGCTTTTATCAATTACCGGCACGGTGCGGAGCTGGCTACCGACCTGGTCAACACCTCGGCCATGGTGCGACGCGCCACCGGCGAGGCTTTGCCCGGCCCGGCCGCACTGACCCGGTTCCTCGCCGAGCACGAGGTCCGGCCGGACGCCCTTGCCGGCGGGCGGCAACCGGCCGAGGAGGAACTGGCCGGGGTACACGCGCTGCGGACGGAGCTGCGTGCCGTACTGGAGGCCCGCACCGAACACGACGTCGTCGACGCGGCGACCACGCTGGTCATGCGCGCAGGGGCCGGGGTGGGCCTTGCCCCGGACGAGGAGGGGCGGTGGCAGTGGTACCTGGCCACAGCCCCGAAAGCGACGCTCGCCGGGGAGCTGGCCGCGCTGGCTGGCGCCGGGTTACTCGGTGCGCTGCGAACGTTGGGACACGACCGGTTCCGGCGCTGCGCATCCCCGGAATGCGAGGGGATGTTCGTGGACACCAGCCGGGCCGGACGCCGCCGGTACTGCATGCCCGAACTGTGCGGCAACCGGCTCAACGTGGCCAACCACCGCGCCCGCAAGCTGGGAGCCCAAAGCCCCTGA